In Chloroflexota bacterium, the following are encoded in one genomic region:
- a CDS encoding glycosyltransferase family 2 protein, translating into MSEAAPEPITHIGIVVVSYNVRDLLARCLMSVESEQEHSPELEVQTWVVDNASADGSAEMVQEQFPWVHLIASPENLGFARANNRALREMGLPDADDAPDAVLLLNPDAELLPGALSALAGFLSTHPHAAVVGAQLRYGDGRFQHSAFRFPSLAQVFLDFFPINWRLTESRINGRYPRALYDRGQPFPVDFVLGATMLVRREAIRQVGLLDESYFMYAEEMDWCRRFQAAGWSVYCVPEARVIHHEGQSARQFRDRAYVALWRSRYRFFKRYYPAIWRSVARTIVRLGMRAEAQRAREAAKQGEITREEMERRLAAYQEVARL; encoded by the coding sequence ATGAGCGAGGCCGCGCCGGAGCCGATCACCCATATCGGCATCGTCGTGGTAAGCTACAACGTACGAGACCTGCTGGCGCGCTGCCTGATGTCGGTGGAGTCCGAACAGGAACACTCACCTGAACTGGAGGTCCAGACCTGGGTCGTGGACAACGCCTCGGCCGACGGATCGGCCGAGATGGTTCAAGAGCAATTCCCCTGGGTCCACCTGATCGCCAGCCCCGAAAACCTGGGGTTCGCCCGGGCCAACAATCGGGCCCTGCGGGAGATGGGGCTGCCGGACGCGGACGACGCCCCCGACGCCGTCCTGCTCCTCAACCCGGATGCGGAGCTACTGCCCGGCGCGCTCTCGGCCCTGGCAGGCTTCCTGAGCACGCATCCTCATGCGGCGGTGGTCGGCGCACAGCTTCGATACGGCGACGGCCGATTCCAGCACAGCGCCTTTCGCTTCCCCTCGCTGGCGCAGGTGTTCCTGGACTTCTTCCCCATCAACTGGCGGTTAACGGAATCCCGCATCAACGGGCGCTACCCCCGGGCCCTGTACGATCGCGGACAGCCGTTCCCCGTGGACTTCGTGCTGGGCGCGACCATGCTGGTCCGCCGGGAGGCGATCCGCCAGGTGGGTCTGCTGGACGAGAGCTATTTCATGTACGCCGAGGAGATGGACTGGTGTCGGCGATTCCAGGCGGCCGGATGGTCCGTGTACTGCGTGCCGGAGGCGCGAGTGATCCACCATGAGGGGCAAAGCGCCCGCCAGTTCCGGGATCGTGCATACGTGGCGCTATGGCGCAGCCGCTATCGCTTCTTCAAGCGCTATTATCCCGCCATCTGGCGGTCCGTCGCCCGAACGATCGTGCGGCTCGGGATGCGGGCGGAGGCCCAGCGGGCCCGCGAGGCCGCGAAACAAGGGGAGATCACGCGGGAGGAGATGGAGCGCCGACTGGCCGCTTACCAGGAGGTGGCCCGGCTGTGA
- a CDS encoding methyltransferase, translating into MTSRERVALSLNHQEPDRVPLDLGGSAVTGMHVSSVYQLRQALKLDPPGTPVKVVEPYQMLGEIKPDLMDALGVDVVPLESPRTMFGFKKEGWKPWTFFDGTPVLVPEGFNTDPEPNGDILMYPEGDKSAPPSGRMPKGGFYFDTIIRQPPIDEENLNPEDNLEEFGPISDEDLAYFQREAERLYTETDKAIFANFGGTAFGDIALVPAPWLKYPKGIRDVEEWYISTVTRRDYVYRVFERQCEIALANLEKLYQAVGDRVSVLFVTGTDFGMQTGPFISRETYRDLYMPFHKQVNDWVHEHTSWKTFIHSCGSVMALIPDFIEAGFDILNPVQTSAADMSPRELKERFGDRIVFWGGGVDTQRTLPFGTPEEVREQVRERIRIFGPGGGFVFNTIHNVQARVPVENLLALYKAVREYGRYPLE; encoded by the coding sequence CTGACCTCAAGAGAGCGAGTTGCGCTGTCTTTGAATCATCAGGAGCCCGACCGCGTGCCCCTGGACCTGGGCGGCAGCGCGGTGACCGGCATGCACGTCAGCTCCGTCTACCAATTGCGTCAGGCCCTGAAGCTGGACCCGCCCGGCACGCCGGTCAAGGTGGTCGAGCCTTATCAGATGCTGGGAGAGATCAAGCCCGACCTGATGGACGCACTGGGGGTGGATGTGGTTCCCTTGGAGTCTCCCAGGACGATGTTCGGGTTTAAAAAGGAGGGGTGGAAACCCTGGACGTTCTTCGACGGCACGCCGGTGCTGGTGCCCGAGGGGTTCAACACGGATCCTGAGCCCAACGGCGACATCCTGATGTATCCCGAGGGGGACAAGTCGGCGCCGCCCAGCGGCCGGATGCCCAAGGGGGGCTTCTACTTCGATACCATCATCCGGCAGCCGCCCATCGATGAGGAGAACTTGAATCCCGAGGACAACCTGGAGGAGTTCGGTCCCATCTCCGATGAAGACCTGGCCTACTTCCAGCGCGAGGCGGAGCGGCTGTACACGGAGACAGACAAGGCGATCTTCGCCAATTTCGGCGGCACGGCCTTCGGCGATATCGCGCTGGTGCCCGCTCCCTGGCTGAAGTATCCGAAGGGCATCCGCGATGTGGAGGAATGGTACATCAGCACGGTGACGCGGCGGGATTACGTGTATCGAGTGTTCGAGCGGCAGTGTGAGATCGCCCTGGCCAACCTGGAAAAGCTGTATCAGGCGGTGGGCGATCGCGTGTCGGTGCTCTTCGTCACGGGGACGGACTTCGGGATGCAGACCGGGCCATTCATCTCCCGGGAGACGTACCGGGATTTGTACATGCCGTTCCACAAGCAGGTGAACGACTGGGTGCATGAGCACACGTCGTGGAAGACCTTCATCCACTCGTGCGGCTCGGTGATGGCGTTGATCCCCGATTTCATCGAGGCCGGATTCGATATTTTAAACCCCGTCCAGACCTCGGCGGCGGACATGAGCCCGCGCGAGTTGAAGGAGCGGTTCGGGGATCGCATCGTCTTCTGGGGGGGCGGTGTGGATACCCAGCGCACGCTGCCATTCGGTACGCCGGAGGAGGTGCGGGAGCAGGTCCGTGAACGCATTCGCATCTTCGGGCCGGGTGGCGGGTTCGTCTTCAACACGATTCACAACGTGCAGGCCCGGGTGCCGGTGGAGAACCTGCTGGCGCTATACAAGGCCGTGCGGGAGTATGGACGGTATCCGCTGGAATAA